A region from the Candidatus Dependentiae bacterium genome encodes:
- a CDS encoding TIGR00730 family Rossman fold protein, whose translation MVKYCCKRIIVYCHFFISAAKSFGLLLVGMWRLTKVPQPAITIFGGSRITADSIYAKKASKIAELLALNKYSVITGGGPGIMEAANKGAYEAAKKLGIKKLKAPRSVGISLTSFSKEIRNKYVNDMILMRHFFARKWLLVRYSIGYIVFPGGFGTLDELFEVLTLEQTSKMQKLPVILIGKHYWGPLIFWAKKRALTEGLITEQDLKLLHVTSSVKEAVEIIKECCKSNGDMQKPLYHAK comes from the coding sequence ATGGTTAAATATTGTTGTAAAAGAATTATAGTTTATTGTCATTTTTTTATAAGTGCGGCCAAATCGTTTGGCTTATTGCTTGTTGGTATGTGGAGGCTTACAAAAGTTCCTCAACCGGCAATTACAATATTTGGTGGTTCCAGGATTACGGCCGATAGTATTTATGCTAAAAAAGCGTCAAAAATTGCTGAATTATTGGCGTTAAATAAATATTCAGTAATAACCGGTGGCGGTCCGGGAATTATGGAAGCAGCAAATAAAGGTGCATATGAAGCCGCAAAAAAATTGGGTATAAAAAAATTAAAAGCTCCAAGATCGGTAGGTATATCTTTGACCAGCTTTTCAAAAGAAATAAGAAATAAATATGTTAATGATATGATTTTAATGCGACATTTTTTTGCAAGAAAATGGCTTTTGGTCAGATACTCAATAGGGTATATTGTTTTTCCCGGAGGGTTTGGAACGTTAGATGAATTATTTGAAGTTTTAACTTTAGAACAAACGTCTAAAATGCAAAAGTTACCGGTAATTCTTATTGGTAAACATTACTGGGGACCACTTATTTTTTGGGCAAAAAAAAGGGCACTAACCGAAGGTCTTATAACTGAGCAAGATTTAAAGCTTCTTCATGTTACAAGTTCGGTTAAAGAAGCTGTAGAAATAATTAAAGAATGCTGTAAATCAAATGGAGATATGCAAAAGCCTTTATATCATGCCAAATGA
- a CDS encoding aldolase, which produces GVGYTIYLGSENENSMLAQASRIIYDAHKNGLIAILWIYPRGKAVKNELDPELIAGACGVGVCLGADFVKINNPGKEYLTNCVKAAGRTGIVLAGGKHKDSEFFLEELYEQVNKFKISGCAVGRNIHQKDLDNAVRFCKAIYGIIYENIILNDAKNYLKE; this is translated from the coding sequence CGGTGTTGGTTATACAATTTATTTGGGTAGCGAAAATGAAAATTCAATGTTGGCTCAAGCAAGTAGAATCATTTATGATGCACATAAAAATGGGTTAATCGCTATTTTATGGATTTATCCAAGAGGTAAAGCTGTAAAAAATGAACTCGATCCGGAATTAATTGCCGGAGCGTGTGGTGTTGGAGTTTGTCTTGGAGCCGATTTTGTAAAAATAAATAATCCGGGCAAAGAATATTTAACAAACTGTGTAAAGGCTGCAGGAAGAACCGGTATAGTTTTGGCCGGCGGGAAACACAAAGATTCAGAATTTTTTTTAGAAGAACTTTATGAACAAGTGAACAAATTTAAAATTTCAGGATGCGCGGTTGGAAGAAATATTCATCAGAAAGATTTGGATAACGCAGTACGTTTTTGTAAAGCTATTTATGGGATTATTTATGAAAATATAATTTTAAATGACGCAAAAAATTATTTAAAAGAATAA